In Fibrobacter sp. UWH4, the following proteins share a genomic window:
- a CDS encoding ATP-binding protein: MSEKLIVGRKREISLLNRFIDSDEAEFVAVYGRRRVGKTYLVKSLFQKNFSFYMTGLANSDLKKQLQNFTDAFSQYFSKKATVKNWFDAFNLLRDELSKLRKTKKIIFIDELPWFDTARSDFVSAQEHFWNSWASDDPTIKLIVCGSATSWMMNKLINNKGGLHNRVTHQIKLSPFTLGECEEFLKAKNFTMDRFEIAQFYMVFGGIPYYLKLLDKGESLAQNVDRLLFGEDGELRNEFHNLYHALFRNSEKYIAIVEILAQKKKGITRNTLIKELSVESSGGVSKALDDLENCGFIRRYSPFGKKTKDELIQLVDFYTLFYFRFLAKRAKGRRNQWLQIQGKPEYNSWCGYAFEMLCLQHYPQILNALGISGIESAPCSWIYTGKDGAQFDLLIDRIDNVINICEMKFSTSPYEVTQHYLTELLEKVKLFKESSKTRKSPMLTFVTSLGLKPNSCARQIPKSITLDVLYNSPNLP; the protein is encoded by the coding sequence ATGTCCGAAAAACTGATTGTTGGCAGAAAACGCGAAATATCCCTGTTGAACAGGTTCATCGATAGCGACGAAGCTGAATTTGTCGCTGTCTATGGTCGTAGGCGAGTCGGCAAGACTTATCTCGTGAAGAGCCTTTTCCAAAAAAACTTTTCTTTTTACATGACGGGGTTGGCCAATTCCGATCTCAAAAAGCAATTGCAGAATTTTACGGACGCCTTTTCGCAATATTTTTCAAAGAAGGCAACCGTCAAAAATTGGTTTGACGCGTTCAATCTCCTGCGCGACGAACTCTCAAAATTGCGTAAAACCAAGAAAATCATTTTCATTGATGAACTGCCGTGGTTCGATACCGCACGGTCTGACTTTGTAAGCGCCCAGGAACATTTCTGGAATTCGTGGGCCTCCGATGACCCGACCATAAAGTTGATTGTCTGTGGTTCTGCCACGTCGTGGATGATGAACAAGCTCATCAACAACAAGGGTGGTCTGCATAACCGCGTAACGCACCAGATAAAACTTTCTCCGTTCACCCTTGGCGAATGCGAAGAATTTTTGAAGGCAAAAAATTTCACCATGGACCGTTTTGAAATCGCTCAGTTCTACATGGTTTTTGGGGGGATTCCGTATTACTTGAAACTCCTGGACAAAGGCGAAAGCCTTGCACAGAATGTGGACAGACTTTTGTTCGGCGAAGATGGCGAACTCCGCAACGAATTTCACAACTTGTATCACGCGTTGTTCCGCAATTCCGAAAAATACATTGCCATCGTAGAAATTCTTGCTCAAAAGAAAAAGGGGATAACCAGGAATACGTTAATCAAGGAACTTTCGGTCGAGAGTAGCGGGGGCGTGTCCAAGGCCTTGGACGATCTTGAAAATTGCGGATTCATTAGGCGTTATAGTCCCTTTGGCAAGAAGACCAAAGACGAACTGATTCAACTCGTCGATTTCTACACGCTTTTCTATTTCAGGTTCCTCGCGAAACGGGCGAAGGGCCGCCGCAACCAATGGCTGCAAATCCAGGGTAAGCCTGAATACAACAGTTGGTGCGGCTACGCATTCGAAATGCTGTGCCTTCAGCATTATCCGCAAATCCTGAACGCACTCGGAATCTCTGGAATAGAAAGTGCCCCATGTAGCTGGATATATACGGGGAAAGACGGCGCACAATTCGACCTTCTGATCGACCGCATCGACAACGTCATCAACATCTGTGAAATGAAGTTTTCGACCAGCCCCTACGAAGTCACGCAGCATTACTTGACGGAACTCCTTGAAAAAGTCAAGCTGTTCAAGGAATCCTCTAAGACCCGCAAGTCACCGATGCTTACCTTCGTGACATCGCTCGGTCTAAAACCCAATTCCTGCGCCAGGCAGATTCCAAAATCAATCACTTTGGATGTCTTGTATAATTCGCCAAATCTACCATAA